The DNA sequence TTGTGCGGGCGGCCAGTGAGGTCGAGCAGCAGGAAGTCAAAGCTAGTCTGGCAATTGCCAGACACGGGTCTCGGCTAGTTCCTGATATGGCCACGGTGCTGACAATCTGTAACACCGGAGCTCTGGCCGGACCTGGCTTAGGCACGGCACTCGGCATCGTTTTTGCCTGTCACACGCAAGGTCGGCGCGTCCGGGTCGTCGCGTGTGAAACCCGACCTCTGCTCCAAGGCGCAAGACTCACGATGCTTGAGCTGAAGCGAGCTCGGATCCCGGCTCTACTTATCACTGACAACACGGCTGCTTCGATAATGTCCAAGTGTGATGTTGTAGTCGTCGGCGCGGACCGGGTCGCGGGAAATGGCGACTTTGCGAACAAGGTCGGCACCCGGATGCTGGCCGTCTTGGCGCAGGAATGTACCAAGCCGTTCTACGTGGCAGCACCCAGTTCCACATTCGACCTAGCGTGTCCCACCGGCAAGAACATCAAGGTAGAGCAGAGGCCTTCAGAAGAAGTGACCTCGTTCGGCTGTACCCGGGTCGCTCCGCGGAACGTGCGTGTATTCAATCCTGCGTTCGATGTGACCCCGGGCCGGTTCGTCACCGCGTT is a window from the candidate division WOR-3 bacterium genome containing:
- the mtnA gene encoding S-methyl-5-thioribose-1-phosphate isomerase, producing MRSYPATSERLNDNWETVKEINRLPSFLLRAVSFEHGRLTIIDQTQLPARIVRIRLRSAAEAADAIQRLAVRGAPNIGVAAAYGLAAEANRLPDSQLRAGLARAARQLVQTRPTAVNLKWAVERVMACIPDSGVSPAEVRQRVVRAASEVEQQEVKASLAIARHGSRLVPDMATVLTICNTGALAGPGLGTALGIVFACHTQGRRVRVVACETRPLLQGARLTMLELKRARIPALLITDNTAASIMSKCDVVVVGADRVAGNGDFANKVGTRMLAVLAQECTKPFYVAAPSSTFDLACPTGKNIKVEQRPSEEVTSFGCTRVAPRNVRVFNPAFDVTPGRFVTAFVTEKGIIRRPYIKNIARTLRDKK